CTTTCACACGCACAGCGATTCCATGCTGGCCATCGAGGGCTTTGACAACGGACGCACCCGCGTGCCTCTGGCCTTCATCCAGCACATGTACCCCAAGATCATGCGCGACACGTTCCTGCCCGCGCGCTGGCCCAAGAACCCGGAGCTCGAATGGAACCCGCCGGGCCATGGCGACCTCTACACGGCCATGGTGACCTCCAAGACCCTCAAGCGGCTCGAGGAGAGCGGCTTCGAGTACGCCTTTATTTCCAACTCGGACAACCTGGGCGCGGTCATGGACCTCAAGATCCTGGGCTACATGGCCTCCGAGGATCTGCCATTCCTCATGGAAGTTGCCCAGCGAACTCCCGCGGACAAGAAGGGCGGCCATCTATGCAAGGTCAAGGAATCCGGCCGCCTGGCCCTGCGCGAGGTGGCCCAGTGCCCGGATGAAGAGCTCGCCGAATTCCAGAACATAGAGAAGTACGCCTTCTTCAATACCAACTCCATCTGGATCAACCTTAAGGTGCTGGAGAAGGTCTTCGCCTATCACGGCATGATGCCGCTGGACCTCATCGCCAACCACAAGACCCTGGACCCGCGCGATCCCGACTCGCCCCCGGTGATCCAGGTGGAAACGGCCATGGGCTCGGCCATTTCAGCCTTCCACACGGCCGCGGCCGTGCGCGTGCCGCGCACGCGCTTCGCGCCGGTCAAGACCTCCAACGACCTGCTCAACGTCATGTCCGACAACTTTATCCTTTCCACGGACTACGAGATTGTGCCCAATCCCGAGCGCAACCGCAGCCCCGTGCTCGTCGATCTCGATCCGACGTTCTACAAGAAAGTGGACGATTTCCAGGACCGCTTCCCCGCAGGCGTGCCTTCGCTGCTCAACTGCACCACTTTCACTGTCAGGGGCGACGTGCGCTTCAAGGGCGGCGTGGCATGCCGCGGCAACGTGCTCGTGGAAAACCGCACCGGCCATCAGGTCGTGGTCGGCCCCGAGGATCTCGCGGACGAGAACGCCCGGCTGGTGTTGGAGTAGCGCCGGACAAACGCGGCCACTTTTCTCGAGGCTTTCAGCCAAAAAGAACCGCCTCCGGATTGATGTCCGGAGGCGGTTTTGCATTCGCTAGGCACTTCGAGCAGATGGCTTTTAAGACGCCCGCTCCGGCGTTGACGGCGCAAGTGAATTGCGCCTACGTCGAAGCTAGCGGCAAGCCAAGCCGACGCATGGCTTGCAGAGCATTTTCAAAAGCAAAATGCCCTCAAGGCTGCCCTGCGCCGGCGGATCTACGTGCGGCGGCAGGAGTTCTTTACGTTCACGCCCTTTACGATGAACTGCACGTATTCGGCGACGTTCGTGGCCAGGTCGCCGATGCGCTCAAGGCACTTGCCGAGGATGATCATGTGCACGGCGCGCTCCACGGCACGGCTCTCCTGGATCATGAACTCGATGTAGTGCTTGAGCACCTTGAGGTTCAGGGTGTCGGCCCGGGCGTCCATCGCGCAGACCTGGGCGGCCAGTTCGGTGTCGCTGGTATTATAGGCCTGCAAGGCCTTGCGCAGCATGTCCAGGGTGATCTCGGCCAGCTCGTCGAACACGGGGTAGCGTTCCAGCGGCTGCCGCTGAGCGAAAAGCACGGCCCGCTCCGCGATGTTCACGGCCTGGTCGCCGGCGCGTTCCAGATTGGTCACGATATGGATGCTGCCCACGATAAAGCGAAGGTCCTTGGCCATGGGTTGGTCCAG
The genomic region above belongs to Desulfocurvibacter africanus subsp. africanus DSM 2603 and contains:
- the phoU gene encoding phosphate signaling complex protein PhoU — its product is METHFHHQLETLKLRVLEMGALADKAVEKALRALAERNYVLAEEVMEGDARVNELQCEVDERSLRLLALDQPMAKDLRFIVGSIHIVTNLERAGDQAVNIAERAVLFAQRQPLERYPVFDELAEITLDMLRKALQAYNTSDTELAAQVCAMDARADTLNLKVLKHYIEFMIQESRAVERAVHMIILGKCLERIGDLATNVAEYVQFIVKGVNVKNSCRRT
- a CDS encoding UTP--glucose-1-phosphate uridylyltransferase; its protein translation is MRKSPLLQQVFDYRALPESDRFKQFALKMEAHNLPPIVINIFKYYYSLLLSGSQGKMAEADIKPISPDDLKDYLELDAYEAAGRKALPKVAIIKLNGGLGTSMGLETAKSLLAIKAETCFLDVIIEQVERLRERYDIPVPLTLMNSFHTHSDSMLAIEGFDNGRTRVPLAFIQHMYPKIMRDTFLPARWPKNPELEWNPPGHGDLYTAMVTSKTLKRLEESGFEYAFISNSDNLGAVMDLKILGYMASEDLPFLMEVAQRTPADKKGGHLCKVKESGRLALREVAQCPDEELAEFQNIEKYAFFNTNSIWINLKVLEKVFAYHGMMPLDLIANHKTLDPRDPDSPPVIQVETAMGSAISAFHTAAAVRVPRTRFAPVKTSNDLLNVMSDNFILSTDYEIVPNPERNRSPVLVDLDPTFYKKVDDFQDRFPAGVPSLLNCTTFTVRGDVRFKGGVACRGNVLVENRTGHQVVVGPEDLADENARLVLE